The Apostichopus japonicus isolate 1M-3 chromosome 12, ASM3797524v1, whole genome shotgun sequence sequence ACTGTATCTTGATTGTTCAATTCACCCAGTTAGGACAATATCTTCATAAATGTCCCTTGTTTTCAAAGCACTAGAGCTGACAGTATGAGTAGTATTAATATCACTATTGGAGAgagattaggaactgttcatactatcAGTACGAGttctttgaagcatgacatgagaggacagtatacagtggtattagcattCGAACCAGGTAAGGGCTAGGAAGTGTTCGTACTGTCATTGCAAGAGTTTTGAAatatgatatgagaggacattATATAGTGGTATTAGTATTAAAATCAGATAAGGGCtatgaactgttcatactgtcagtactagTGCTTTAAAGTATGAGAGGACAATATACAGTGGTACAAGCATTAGAATCAGACACTAGATAAATGTCAAAGCCGATTGCTTCCAAATGTTCGGATTGGGCCTCCGTAAGTTTGtatcggtatatatatatatatatatatatatatagatagttgTCTGTCACGTGATCATAGAAAAGAAACTAATTCCAAATACATTTGGAGTACGTATATCTATCGATGTGGCAAACATCAATTAAGCTGTTAAACTGAAAGACATAACCAAGTAGGCCTATCTATTATTAAGGGAAAACAATAGTTTTCGCCTTTTGTTTTACTACTGAGCTTTCATGAACAATAACATATTAACCCTGATAGAACAATTAAGGAGGAAGTAGCATTGTTCTAATAAAGACAGCCAAGGCGGGTGGTTAACAAACAATATTGGAACATAGCAAACTCTATTGTAAAGTTCCATTAACTTAGCATCGTTACAAATTGATGCCGTTTTTGAAGGCGGAAATACGGCGGACAACACTGGAATAACTCCGGTTACTATGAAGTATGAAGTATTGTTATGGTTACATCATGGAGTATGGAGTGTGGAGTATGGAGTATGGTTACATGGAGTGATAGCTCAGTGGTTATCGCTGGTGCCtctcaatcataaggtcccgagttcgagtcactccaagattaatgtatgtcgtccagtaacagagttgttgacaattgacaattcataatcatggacgttaaatatgaatctaagagactgacttcggtcagcttgcggctttaataagccaatgatggcttcttcgcgagttcctgcttgcaggaggatctaaaatacatatatacatacatactatgaAGGCAGCTCGGACTGGTTCCATCGCATTAAATCATTGCGTACGTGTGATCaccttctcttttttcttcttctttttttttgtcataaatGAATTTGCTTCACAGATATTTCGAGAAACATTCAAGCTATTTATTGTGCAAATTTAACTTGGATTTGCTAATTATAATCTAGCCCCGTAATATTCATGAACAGATAATATGATTCAGCATTTGctctgaaatgtttttttttttttaaattccttgCTCCGAAGGGAGAAAGTTGTAAACCACTTGATCCAACACAAAACGATGTCGTTTCCcacaaatatttatgaaatgttTTACTTTCCATTTTACAACTCTTTAAAGTTACGATTAATTGCCTCATTCCACCTGGGATGTTGGTTTAGCTGTGGTAGCAGATACTATGCTGACATGCACCATagcaatatatacagtaaagtGTGCCACAATTGTGGTAAAAAGTGAGGATTGCTACTTAATACAGTGTTATAGGGGAGTTTGCACTAAGGCTCTTTGAATTATACAAAGCAAAAAGTGCAACACACCACTGCATTGTGGTGGAATTTTGTATGTTCTTTCAAATTTACCTGTAAAGTTCATCTGGAATGGTGACTGATCGATGATTGCGTCTCtctgaatattaaaacaaatatatactaAGAAAGTAGTAATTGGCTCTTAATCTGTGGGTGATAAACTAACATCAAATCATATCATATTGCATCGCATCACATCACATCCTaccatcatatcatatcacatcacattataccacaccataccataccaaaccataccgtaccataccataccatacgaTACCATACCGTAccgtaccataccataccataccgtaccgtaccataccataccatactataccataccatactataccataccacaccataccatacaTAATATCTTACGTCACATCATACATAATATCATACTATACATCATACCATACGTTATATCATACATCATATCATACATCATAGTATACATCATATCATACATCATATCATACACCATACCATACATGATATGATACATCATATCATACATTATATCATAcataatatcatatatcatatcctACATCATGTCATATGATACTCTATACCATACATTAAATCATACATCATATcatacatcatatcatatcaaacataatatcatatcattcatcatatcatatcatatataactTACTGATATATGCTATTAGTATTATGACCAGTAATAGCAGTAGAATTGAAGCGATGACGATCACTATGGTAACACTATGGTCTGTTATCTTGATTCCGAAAAGCTTTTTCTCATCTGAGGAAGACACGAGGAAAGAATCTTAAAGGTTGCAAGGAGTGACATTTGTAACTGATAAATTGAGGGCAATGTTCGTATACAGACCAGAGATGTGTAACTTTCTCTGTTCAAAGTGTCAGATACAACGTGTTGcatatactgtaggtatatGAAATCGTGTGTAGTTGAGATATGTATATAACTATGACGTAATCAATAACGCCATCACATATGACACACATACGTCCTTGAAAAACAAAGGGCATAATGCCTCGTACATACATGATAAATGGTAGTTGATTCCTTGAAATGAGCGTTGACTTGCCAAGCTGGGATGTATGGGATTGAGGGATTGATATCAAAGCATAGTGCTATTGTAAGAGATTCAGAGACTGGGAAATGTTTTGTGACTTCTAAATTGATATATTACCGTACTAGCTAATAGTAGTTTTTAGTTGCGAGTTCATGACAGTAATCAATAACGTCTCGATGGGAATATTTTGTTGTCTTACTGTCACAAATGAAAGTACAACACATTGAGCTATCAACCGACAtagattttacattttgttctctATATATTTAACTTTAATACGTTATATTTGAAAGTCTGCAATAGGCAACGGAGTTCATTGATTCATAAAAAAGACTAGAACAAGTTGATTTACCCTTAATCTCTACAAGAATTGATAAGGATGCTGTTTTCACTCCGACTCCATTAAAACCAAGACATCTGTAAGTACCCGCAACTTTCAAGCTCGCCTTACTAAAATAAAACCGCCATGTTGATTTGAAGCCATCGTTAGAAATCAGAAAAGGTTTCTCACTTAGGTCTACCCATTCGTCAATGTTTACAATCTTCTCTATAGTCACTACGGCTACCGGGTTTGATTCTGTCGCACAGTCGATATAAAAATCATCGTTTTCTCCCACATTCATCACATTTGCTGACGTCAGAATGGTATGAGTAGAAACTGCAACACCAtgaaaaacagaataaaaataactatatcatttacatagttagatatataaatataacaagtTCGTACTCGCATAGAAATCTAAGTTATAAAGTGGAGCATCCATGGGGAGTTTTTGTGGATGGGATAAACGGGGAATTATTGTACACGGCATGTGGTTTACAGAGGGGAAGGGTGGAACTTTGCAACAAGCAAGAAGCTTTGTTTATCAAGACTCTCCCACTCATCCCaaccaatataaaataaaaaagtttcaatttttttcagggcacttatttttttttttttcaaattctgtTCTATGCTCCTTCATAGGCTACTTAACTTACAGAGAACGTCTATTTCATGTTGTTCGCTATTTCTCGGTGCAGCAAGCCCGTTAAAGGCTTCGCATCTGTAGACTCCGGCATCAAGCCGGctgatattatacaaataaaatgtCCAAGATGTATTCCAGCCGTCCCGAGATTGCACTGTTGGGAGATGGAGTTGCCTCGTCCACCCTTCATTCCTCACTTGCTTTTGGAGAGTAACATTTGCTGGTGGGTTACCGTCTGCTTCACAAACAATAATCCCTATCGCGTACTCTTCAATGGAAGTCGAAGTGTCGTCTGTGTTTGTACTATTCAGTACAGAGATCTGGACAGATGCCGAATCTGTTGAATATAAAAAGTAAAGCAAAGCGGCTCCATGTCATACTGACAGTCCACCCTCCTCCcttctcctccctcctccctccaccctcctccctACTCCCttctcctccctcctcctcctcctccctcctcctccctcctcctcccttctcctcccttctcctccctcctcctcctccctcctccctcctccctcctccctgcTCCCTGCTCCCTCCTCCTTCCTCGGGTTCTGACTTTGCTTATTGACCACGATAGTATAGTCAATCTGTATTTATATTTGTGGTTATGAGAAATGGATTGTACATCAGACAATTACAgttaaatattacttatttaCTTAATTGTAGCTAACATTGGCGAAGAAAAAATAACCACTTACACAGAATGAAGAGGTTTGTATCTGCGCTTAAATTTCTCTCGTTCCGAATCATACAAGTTAATTTCTGTTGGTGCTGAAGTCGAGTGGCGTGAAATGTCAAATTTGAGCATGTCAGTTGAACGTCCGTAGAAACGATCGGTATAGTGCCAGTCTCCACCTTGGTACTAATGGCGCCATGTTGTGTCGACCAATCTAGTGATGTGTCCGTCATCGCCCTCGAGGAGTTAGCACAACACATGGCGGACACCATTTGACCTTCCGTATAAACTTCCTTATCCTTGGCAAGCCACGGATAACCTACTCGGGAATGATACACAGTAACAGAACATATAACAGAACACATCAGAAAcgtcctgatcctttttttaaAGTATAAGATAAAGCTTTCTGGGGAAAAAGTCAAGATAATGGTAACAACCTTTTGGAAACAATATATGGTATCAATTACTAACTTCACAATGCTTTGCATAAAGACAAATAGGGTTGTGTCATATTTAATCCTCGTGGTGCTGTTGTAGGAAGCTAAAAGAACGGGCTTTTGCAGTTAAGTCCAAACTACGCAGTTAAACATAAACAATTTGGCGTTAAGTTTCGTTTCAAGGGGATTTCAGACATTTATCGTGTTTCAATCTAAAATGTTCGGATGGAAATACAAGTGTGAGCGGTTGCACTGTTTATTTCCTTGTTTGcttatttctttattcattttatttgttttcctgttttatttatatttatatttagtcGCATTGTGACAGATAAGGACTTCAGAGATTCGATTCATCAAGGAAATGTTAACCTGGAACAATTAATGATGTAAGACTTTACTAAACCAATAGATTATGAACCTTAATAACACTCGAAACTCCGTATATATGTTGTCCCAATTAAATTGTGCTAAATTTACGAAACTACAGTTATAAATGGACTAACCTTGAACCTGGATCTTGTGTTGAATAGTGAACAGTGGCTTTTCGTGGTAGTATATCTCACAAGTATATGAACCAGCGTCAGAAAAACTTATGTTTCGAATTTCTAGACTGGTCTCCAAAGATCCCGCTGTGTCCTGAAATTCAGCATACATCGTGTATCTTCCCTCAGTACTTGGCGTCCCATCGAATGATGACTGCTGCATGATTTTTTGGGTGTCTTTAAGCCAGACTACTAACTGGACATCAGATATTGAGTCGGTCTTGTCAGAGCCCGGAAGAAATATAGTCTCATCCAATACCGCCAGGTGGCGATGTGGTGCGGTATCATCAGCTGCACCACAATAACCAACACCACAACTTGTAATAACACCTACTACCACATAAAGGATGCAACATACTGCAATCATATTGACTGACTTTTACCAATCGCGTTTGATTCTACGGTTCCTAAGATAACTCGGAAAGTATCAAACTCTTTTCACTGAAATATTGGAAGATATAACTCCCAACAATACTGGACTTTATTaacaattaaagcagaaagccaAAGATCTTTAAGCAACAGTTGGAATGTAAGTTATGATACTGGAGGGCGCGTTGTTCACATTGATGAGACCAATCCAAATCATTTCAATGACACTCGCTCATGCAATAGAGAAAGTGTAAATAAGATGTTCTGTAAATGATTTCACAAACTTGATTTTTGTTTCCCTCCGTTATTCGAGTGTCTACTACTTTTAATTGTCATCTGTTATGTTATTATGTATATGTTCTATACTGCaccttttttgttgttaaagTATTTGACTTTTAGTGACCTATAGTGGTATATTCAGTGCCCATTTAtggttaaatattaatgagttGAAAGAATGTTGATAGTCCCTTGTTTGATGATATCAAAAGTGGCTTATAACCCCCTTTTCACCGCTCCCCTtgggcaccccccccccccaactttacTCAAACTCGTGACAGCTATGACACCATGAAATTGGAATAAGGCCAGACCTAGCTTACCAGattaatgaattaataataTCAAGAAAAGCACAGCCTTTAAATAATTCAAACTTAAGATCCTGTTCGTGTGCGTTGTCATGTACAGTTACAGCAGCCATGCTGGCATATGGTAGCCGTTAATTTCATCTACGTCATAGCGGTCCCCATACAACAGTACAGTGAAAACAGATGGTCCCTAAGTATTTTTCACGGGTATGTTCTGATTGAATTTCTATAGTATAAAACCTCCCGGGTGATTCAAGAATTGAGAATTTTACACCCGAGCTTGTATCTTACACAAGTGGAATTGTTTACCCCGAATCTTGCAACTTATTGACTAAGGATAATAACTTGGAATGTTAGAGACAGCAAGAAGTGTAGTGATTATATAAGAGTGTATATGGGCCCTGCTAAACCTAGTAAAAGTAAACAATCGAATCCCATGCCGACTTGTTCCGTATTAAAACATCATTTCTTGATTACGATATAATGCTTGATTAGCCTCTCTCATTTAACACGGGCAGACAAgcaattaataataacataaattgtTACTACTGCAGTCCGAACTAGCCGAAAACGTTCACGGAAGCTTGCTTCTTTCGTGTCAAAAAGATGCATTTACATTCAGGACGATAAACTACACCAAGTTCCCTTAGCATGCGTTGGATTTCATAATTAGGGTAGGTGGGAGTGggcaaatccccccccccaccccgacaGATTTAGGTATAGGGACCGGCGTGAAGGAAGGACTGGAGCAAATGAAGGATTTTATGAAGGAGGCTGTGTTGCCGTAGCGAAGCCCGCCGTTATGGTGTGAGTGGAGGTacggtggggtgggaggggttgcggttgatggggtggggggggggatcagtCCTGATTTTTAGAGGCAGAGAATTGCATTGATGACTTGTCATGGTACAATACATAGGCTCTACTCAATGGGTGCGACCAACTTTGTAGTTAGAAGGGTAGGCTATCAAATCGTAggagaaagggggaggggacactTCTCCCTTATGGAGGGTGCTTCAATGCAAAAATAGGTGATATAGTTTGCCAATTTTGAAACACTGTATAGGAATTTGTGATTGTATAAGTTGTACCTCATGTACAAGCACATGTACTTCActctatatatgtttgtatcatTCTGTCTGCCAGTAGGGAGGTGGTTACTTGAATTTTTCTTGGGTTAAAGTCTCTCAGAGTTATACGCGGCTGCACCGTTACCCTGCCCTACCCGCCTCTGTCCCGATTTAAAAttttgggtggggtgggagtggggtgggggtggtggggatgGCACGAAAGTTAGGCTTTCATCTGTTCTAGGGAGGGTTGTAAGCTGAAGAAAAACCCTCCCCAATGAACATTCTTTGGTtttaggataaaaaaaaatgccggATGGTGCTAccatttttatcatcattttattaaGTTTGCGAAGTGCATTATTAAATTCTTACCCATGTATACAATTTAACTTGTCTGCAATGTTTGCTAAGCAGTGCCCGTTTCGTCTACGAAAATTTCTATTGGGGAACTGTGTGCCCAacaccccctcctccacccctcgCCCAGTGGCGTACCTAGAATAGTTTGCACCCGGGCGGATGCCGTactgggggagggtctaagaggaggggtACCCACGCCCGTTTGATAATCTTTGTTTATGTAAGGtagcttagatgcaaaatggtactATCTTTGGCAAGAATTAAActgattatattattatgattattattgttatgattgttattattattattattattattattattattattattattatgattatgattatgattatgattatgattatgattatgattatgattatgattatgattatgattatgatgatgatgatgatgatgatgatgatgatgatgatgatgatgatgatgatgatgatgatgatgatgatgatgatgatgatgatgatgatgatgatgatgatgatgatgatgatgatgatgatgatgatgatgatgatgatgatgatgatgatgatgatgattattattattattattattaatatgattatGATATGGCTGACGATGACGTGAATGACGTGAATGATAACgataattgtttttattcttattattataattaataattttattattattgttattatgattagtattgttatgattatgattatgtttattgttcattttattattattatcattattacaatcattattattattattattattattatcatcataataattataattattattataatatggGGGACCTGTGGCATAGCACCCTCTGACTGGTACCCCGGGGTGGACCTaccccaagggcggcggaaccgggggggcacagggggcacgtgccccccacttttcctcaggttaaaaatgtgccctttttctccataaaaattgaggtgtctcatctcaagttagcaagaggccagggaaccagaatgaacactcgggaagggccgtttccggccatctgaggggtttgtaaaaccaaaaattttcttgtacgctccgcgccaaccgatggtggcgctccgctcagatagttgtgcatacaactttgcaaatcctggctacgcccctgacttttaatgaatttctgtgggccaaactcaaagctatttcgaatggaaaaaaatttgttaagatattaacaagaaataagctctaattcggaagattcctacattagcgactagcatgatttcacctcattttgtctcaaaagaaaacttgttccttgtttcctaatttgcatattggatattgcagtgctagtatgcatattttcttgaggggggggggggggcgttgatggagtgatgtgtatacgcaaacaAGATTATACAATAAGAGTCATAAAGGGtcctaaatataaggctgcatcagtccaatcgaatttctgcaaagtgccctttgatgtcggtgcccccccccccccccagattaaaagtgcttccgccgcccttgacctacCCCGTCCGGCTTAGTACGCCACTGCCGACGCCCCTTTGGCTACGCCACGGATCTACCGATCAACTGAGGGAAGTAGTTCTTGCAGAATTCCCTGCCCGTATCATTTGTTTTTAGTGAACTTTCACGGCTTCGGAAGGCTTCCGTTAAATGAGGTATGCTAACCACACACCTCTGTTTGAGCCAATGAAgttgttgttgaatattcatgttgcGCAGACGGCCATGTCTAAATAGTGTATAATTGACATGTCTGTGTGAAATCTGTCTAAAATCGCGACGATCGCTAGCTGAACAACGTGTACAAGCAGAATTGTCGCAGACTGTTTATGTTAGGTCTTCGATAACGTAGTTACGTGCAAAAGTCTACTAAAGCAAAGGGGGTCCGGAAAACGTGTGCCCACTGAAGAAGACCAAGTGAAATACCGTCTACCAAACAGCACGTTGTTTTAATCAGGTTTAAATGTCAACAATTCAGATTTATTATTTAAAGTCAGTTTCACTTTTATTGTCGTGCGATCTTTAACATCATTTATATACTAGGTAATGAGTTGGCTAGGTCTGGCGATGTTAGTAGTCCTGCTCTAGGTTATTCACCGATCGTAGGTTAGGCTGTGAGTAAGGTCAAGGCCAAATTGTAGTCCCACGGTTAGCCCTAACAAGAAATTGGTCAACTGCGGCAACTTAAGCCTTTCCCTAGCCTACAAATATTCTAGCCTGTTAAAGCTAAAACGTGTCAATGCCTGTTTTAAGATAATCTATGCAGAACATCATGCTTTATAGCAGGTTATTCATCAAACACTtgccaaatattaatattaagagTAGGCCCTAGGGCTAGTGTATTGTAATGTTACTTATACTAGGGCTAGCCTATAACTATGAGTGTCTGATGCAAACAGATCTTCCACATTTCTGTATTGTATGACTTTGCAGTTTTGTGAAGATGACAGTAGTTTGTTTAGTGTTAAATGTATGCATATAAGCACAATGCCATGTTTATTCTAGTGCATGCTTGCATGCAGGGGTTGAGGCAGAAATGATAATGTGTGtgtccaaattttaaagaacGTGTCCTACCATTTTGGGGCAACATGATACCGGAGGCATCATTAAGAATGGCAAATTGACCACCCCTCACGGTGGGGGTCAAGGGGCCCGGCCCCCTTATAGGCCGTTTCCACAGACTCTGGTTTGCTTCAAGTATGCCTAGGTAGAGCTAAAATTAAAACCACAGATAAGGCCTGCAATCTGAACCCGCTTTTCAATGAGTTAACTCCAGCCATAGCGGCATGATTGGAAAACCTTGGGAATAGTCTGATTCAGGTTCGCAGGAAATATGTTGCTATTTTGTACTCAAACATATTCTTAGTATCACTTTATAGCCACTGTTCTTTTGTTCATTATAACGGCATAGTTTTTAAGGGCGTATTCAATGTGATCAGTATAGCATCCGATTTCTGTCCATGACTGCAATTAAAACTTaactatcgagaaaaaaaaacttatttgaaaTACCAGTTTAATGATTGCAAGTGTGGGCAAATGATTAGGCATTTACTGTATTTGTCTGACGACGTGTCAAAGCACTGCGCAGAGGAATCATTGTTCGTCTCTGAAAGGCAATATGTTGGTGGTACAATTTGTCGCGGgggttaaataaaaaaaaccttcaagtAAAAAAAACCCTTCATATTATCAAAACTGAaagcaaataataatattattccAGCAGATATGCTGACTCTTTGTGCATAAAATTGATCCAACAactctgaaaaacaaaatttttgcacactttacccaaaagaaatatttacccCTTAACACAAAATTGTTGGGTTGGGCCCGAGCAAATGGTTTTGTTCCAACTCGATGTCTGCGTATgttttatactgtatataccatTTTACTTGACATTGATGTAAAAACTTTCCTTGGTAAGCTGCCAACAAGAAAATCCACTATCAGTGTCTTTTGCTAGTATTGCATCCAAGAAGTTATGGCATGTAGACTAAACACTTTACTGTCACAGTGGCACAACCTTTGTAGCCTGGGCTTTACACTCAATCTTGGGGCTATAAATGTTATTGAGAATTCGAGTAAGCCTATCTGTTTATAGTTTATCATTTGAGCAACATGTATCTTTTCACATTTCCTGTTATTTTCTAATACAGAGTTCCGCAATATTTCTAGTGAACAATACGTATTGGTGGAAGGTTTTGGTGTGTTTTTTCGAAAGGTCTGCATATCATTTAGGCTTTGTACTGTAGGTCTAGAACATTCAACCTTTGTGACTCAATCAATTCATGCTGGCTCAAATATATTCATCTCACCTGGTAGGCCTTTGCATAACTACTTGaagaaaaagtatttttttaCATCCCTTCAGTGATGATCAGATGTAAGATTATGTGGTACATTATGATTCCTAACCAGCGTTTATAACATTGCATTTCTTACAATGGAGGTAAATTAGTGCTAACCCAAACGATGATCCCGGGCAAGCTTACAAGTTTAGCACGTCATATCTTTCCTTTACCATAATTGTTTGTTGTGGggttttttaaagttttatttcagACCATAGTCTCTGAAtgatgcaaaacaaaaaatctgcGGGATGTCCCATTAAGTTTCAACATAATACTTGCGTCACACCAAATGCCAAGCAATTCGAATACCTGATCATGTTGTaaggaaaatatttttattaatatttaataatggGCTTTGCCGGTTATCCGGACGTCTTCAAGAAAGCAGCTCaaactttatactgtatgtatgtggaTATATGGGGGCAGCTACACTGTGTGCTACTCAGCTATGCTCTAAAGTAAATCCTTTAGATGATTTTAGAAGATACAACACAGTTTATGTCGATACAGAAATAAGTAAGCGGCGGAAACCACAACTGATAAAATCCATGGTATCTTTTACACCCCAAGGCAATTgtttatttacataatttgtcaATGTTTACCCGGGATCAGCTGTCCTAGCCCCACAAGGGCTTGATCAAGCTCGGGTTAGCCCTGTTCCCACGCAGAAAAAGAGTGGAGCAATTTGCCTTACCCTCGATAGGTCAATGGTGAAGTGAGCCGGGGAACAGCCTTTTAGGGGTCctttggggagggggataaCTTTCTTTTTGGAGGTATGGGAGGGTAAACTGCAAGTGGTATAGTTCTAAAGTCAAGATGTGATTGGTAAAATTAGGGAAACTCTTAAACAATAAAGAGAAAAACCAAGACTATATTGGCATCGTTGTATCATTTCTGTAACTCTGTATATTTGCGTACTCAGTAATGAAAACTTGAGAAAACTTTGCACAGCTTCATATCTATTTTGCAAGCCGTGCAAGGAAATATAAGCCATCATTTTGCAAAACCAACTGTGTAAAAGAGGGCTGGACGGCTGGCTGCCTAAACCCCTGCCTGCATGCAGTTCCAGTGCAGTCAGTAAAAATCAGTGTGTCCACATCTACTGTAGTGCATATTCTGAACATCtctatgtacatgtatgtatgtatatacccAGTAGACTGGAGGTTTGCCTGTTAGTATACATTAAACTTTATTACTTTACAGATCAGCAGTTTGAATCTGCATAGAAACTTCACCATAAAATactataaattaaatgtgtGGGCCCTGGAGTCACACAGTTTACTTTGTTGTACAGTTAGTAAACGGTGTGTGACTTGGCACATAACAGCAGCAAAATGGattgatatttaatataaaGATAGAAGTGTCGTATATATTACTCTTACCAGTATATATTTGtgaattattcataataaattATGACATGGTCAAAGCAGCACATCACAGCTCACCAAGCTAGAGGATATCACCAAGCTAGCTGATATCACCAAGCTAGCCGATATCACCAAGCTAGCCGATATCACCAAGCTAGCCGATATCACCAAGC is a genomic window containing:
- the LOC139977227 gene encoding uncharacterized protein isoform X2 is translated as MIAVCCILYVVVGVITSCGVGYCGAADDTAPHRHLAVLDETIFLPGSDKTDSISDVQLVVWLKDTQKIMQQSSFDGTPSTEGRYTMYAEFQDTAGSLETSLEIRNISFSDAGSYTCEIYYHEKPLFTIQHKIQVQGYPWLAKDKEVYTEGQMVSAMCCANSSRAMTDTSLDWSTQHGAISTKVETGTIPIVSTDVQLTCSNLTFHATRLQHQQKLTCMIRNERNLSADTNLFILYSASVQISVLNSTNTDDTSTSIEEYAIGIIVCEADGNPPANVTLQKQVRNEGWTRQLHLPTVQSRDGWNTSWTFYLYNISRLDAGVYRCEAFNGLAAPRNSEQHEIDVLFSTHTILTSANVMNVGENDDFYIDCATESNPVAVVTIEKIVNIDEWVDLSEKPFLISNDGFKSTWRFYFSKASLKVAGTYRCLGFNGVGVKTASLSILVEIKDEKKLFGIKITDHSVTIVIVIASILLLLLVIILIAYIKRRNHRSVTIPDELYRYLSVHSLSNLSYANTLASIQQRDTARYGDTSHTIDRNRTMNSQREAEWVSSDDISYDDDFAQNRPHYDTNERTQMDNIYMNTG
- the LOC139977227 gene encoding uncharacterized protein isoform X3 yields the protein MIAVCCILYVVVGVITSCGVGYCGAADDTAPHRHLAVLDETIFLPGSDKTDSISDVQLVVWLKDTQKIMQQSSFDGTPSTEGRYTMYAEFQDTAGSLETSLEIRNISFSDAGSYTCEIYYHEKPLFTIQHKIQVQGYPWLAKDKEVYTEGQMVSAMCCANSSRAMTDTSLDWSTQHGAISTKVETGTIPIVSTDVQLTCSNLTFHATRLQHQQKLTCMIRNERNLSADTNLFILYSASVQISVLNSTNTDDTSTSIEEYAIGIIVCEADGNPPANVTLQKQVRNEGWTRQLHLPTVQSRDGWNTSWTFYLYNISRLDAGVYRCEAFNGLAAPRNSEQHEIDVLFSTHTILTSANVMNVGENDDFYIDCATESNPVAVVTIEKIVNIDEWVDLSEKPFLISNDGFKSTWRFYFSKASLKVAGTYRCLGFNGVGVKTASLSILVEIKDEKKLFGIKITDHSVTIVIVIASILLLLLVIILIAYIKRRNHRSVTIPDELYRYLSVHSLSNLSYANTLASIQQRDTARYGDTSHTIDRNRTMNSQREAEWVSSDDISYDDDFEPTSLRYK
- the LOC139977227 gene encoding uncharacterized protein isoform X1 yields the protein MIAVCCILYVVVGVITSCGVGYCGAADDTAPHRHLAVLDETIFLPGSDKTDSISDVQLVVWLKDTQKIMQQSSFDGTPSTEGRYTMYAEFQDTAGSLETSLEIRNISFSDAGSYTCEIYYHEKPLFTIQHKIQVQGYPWLAKDKEVYTEGQMVSAMCCANSSRAMTDTSLDWSTQHGAISTKVETGTIPIVSTDVQLTCSNLTFHATRLQHQQKLTCMIRNERNLSADTNLFILYSASVQISVLNSTNTDDTSTSIEEYAIGIIVCEADGNPPANVTLQKQVRNEGWTRQLHLPTVQSRDGWNTSWTFYLYNISRLDAGVYRCEAFNGLAAPRNSEQHEIDVLFSTHTILTSANVMNVGENDDFYIDCATESNPVAVVTIEKIVNIDEWVDLSEKPFLISNDGFKSTWRFYFSKASLKVAGTYRCLGFNGVGVKTASLSILVEIKDEKKLFGIKITDHSVTIVIVIASILLLLLVIILIAYIKRRNHRSVTIPDELYRYLSVHSLSNLSYANTLASIQQRDTARYGDTSHTIDRNRTMNSQREAEWVSSDDISYDDDFAQNRPHYDTNERTQASNTVRMDNIYMNTG